The following proteins are co-located in the Paenibacillus sp. JNUCC32 genome:
- a CDS encoding PolC-type DNA polymerase III: MGTTEDKRKRFELLIKQGEVPANLVEPYFLDGVIEQVETSRNSKDWRITVQKETLVPAEVYRTFCLRIQEKMGHIAKIKFVFRYGSGVPEADIVQEYWGLFLEWAHREIPSVNGWMTRAKHEVEDGQVLLSMSDGMSLELARKKQIDTAITRFFGQYFDLTLRVKMQVGDNGQAAYEEFEQRKREEEREVIEQIMSSMEAELDAEDEEEGEIRLQVGYDIKDQPVSIQEIQDEEKKITIQGTIFGLDRKELRNGSTLFTFNLTDFSDSLQMKMFGKTKDDLKVLSLLENGKWVKARGRVEYDRFMQVPELVMIPSDLNEVKAPPSRKDNAAEKRVEFHLHTTMSTMDAVTPIDRYIKTAAAWGHKAIAVSDHGGVQCYPDAAKNAKKHGVKMMYGIEANVVNDAVNIVEQAQPIELSSATYVVFDIETTGLSITANKIIELAAVKMHEGKEIGRYATFVNPHERIPYHIQQLTNINDDMVKDAPELEPVLKEFVEFVGDGVLVAHNARFDMGFIQAALKNAGMDTLENPYLDTLELARLVHPGLKNHRLNTLADKYKVLLESHHRAIDDTIALAGILNGLLSDVDKTKGVKMLDRLNDYVGMDLSNTRPFHCGIYALNMTGKKNLYKLVSMSHTEYFKRVPCIPKSKLQEMRDGLLVLSGCEKGEFFETVLNKTEEEAEEIAGFYDVLEIQPLTMYMHLVDKGLVGSPEEIKTAISKVVRIGEKLNKPVIATGNVHYLEPRDKLFRDITIHGITGFSPLKDMRKPDAHFRTTEEMLQEFEFLGQDKCYEVVVTNTSELADRFEDLELFPDKLFTPILEGADEEIRNTCYDTAKSIYGENLPEVVVARLEKELEPIIRYGFSANYLISEKLVKKSNRDGYLVGSRGSVGSSVVATFLGISEVNPLPAHYICLNSDCKHSEWFLDGSVPSGFDLPDKACPECGNMMKGEGQDIPFETFLGFKGDKVPDIDLNFSGEYQPHAHNFTKEMFGEKNVFRAGTIGTVAEKTAFGFAKKYEEHNNKRWRGAELNRLASGCTGVKRSTGQHPGGIVVVPDYIEVEEITPVQYPADDVNAEWKTTHFDYHAFEANLLKLDILGHDDPTMMRMLQDLTGVDPTTIPMNDPKVMSMFNSTEALGVKPEQIRSPVATFGVPEMGTKFVRQMLVESQPSSFADLLQISGLSHGTGVWLGNAQELIKNGTCNIKTVIGCRDDIMLFLIYKAGMDASLAFKITESVRKGRGLSQEWIDEMKKCKVPQWYIDSCLKIQYMFPKAHAAAYVISAVRTAYFKLYYPIEYYATYFSVRAEDFDIELCCQGYEAIYRRIEEIEQLGFGASPKEKGMLPILEMALEMTARGFSFKNIDLYQSDALKFKVDGDSLIPPFSALAGIGDNAARNIAAAREFGEFLSIEDFQQKSKASKTAVELLTQMGCFRGLPESNQLSLF; the protein is encoded by the coding sequence ATGGGCACGACTGAAGATAAAAGGAAGCGATTTGAACTGCTGATCAAGCAGGGAGAAGTTCCGGCCAATCTGGTGGAACCCTATTTTTTAGACGGTGTGATTGAACAAGTAGAGACCAGCAGGAACAGCAAGGACTGGAGGATAACCGTTCAGAAGGAGACCTTGGTCCCGGCCGAAGTTTATCGCACATTTTGCCTGAGGATTCAGGAGAAGATGGGACATATCGCTAAGATCAAATTTGTGTTCCGGTATGGAAGCGGCGTTCCGGAGGCCGATATCGTGCAGGAGTATTGGGGCTTGTTTCTGGAGTGGGCACACCGGGAGATTCCATCGGTCAATGGCTGGATGACTAGGGCGAAACACGAGGTGGAAGACGGGCAGGTCCTTCTCTCCATGTCGGATGGCATGTCGCTTGAACTTGCCCGCAAGAAACAGATCGATACCGCCATAACCCGATTCTTCGGGCAGTACTTCGATCTGACACTTCGTGTGAAGATGCAGGTCGGCGATAACGGCCAGGCCGCTTACGAGGAGTTCGAGCAGAGGAAGCGCGAGGAAGAGCGCGAGGTTATCGAACAGATCATGAGCAGCATGGAAGCGGAGCTGGATGCCGAGGACGAGGAAGAAGGCGAGATTCGGCTGCAGGTCGGATATGATATCAAGGATCAGCCGGTTTCGATCCAGGAGATCCAGGACGAAGAGAAGAAAATTACGATCCAGGGTACCATTTTCGGGTTGGACCGCAAGGAGCTCCGAAACGGCAGCACGCTGTTTACCTTCAACTTAACCGATTTCAGCGATTCCTTGCAGATGAAGATGTTTGGCAAAACGAAGGATGACTTGAAGGTCCTGAGCCTTCTTGAGAACGGCAAATGGGTGAAGGCACGCGGACGCGTGGAATATGACCGGTTTATGCAGGTGCCGGAGCTGGTCATGATCCCGTCCGACCTCAATGAAGTCAAGGCGCCCCCTTCCCGCAAGGATAACGCTGCCGAGAAGCGGGTGGAATTCCATCTCCATACCACTATGAGCACGATGGATGCGGTCACGCCGATCGACCGGTACATCAAAACCGCGGCCGCCTGGGGACATAAAGCGATTGCCGTAAGTGATCACGGCGGCGTGCAGTGTTATCCTGACGCAGCCAAGAACGCCAAGAAACATGGAGTCAAAATGATGTACGGCATCGAGGCCAATGTCGTGAATGATGCCGTCAACATCGTGGAACAGGCACAGCCGATTGAGCTGAGCAGCGCGACTTACGTGGTATTCGATATTGAAACCACGGGTTTGTCCATCACCGCGAACAAGATCATCGAGCTTGCAGCCGTGAAGATGCACGAAGGCAAGGAGATTGGCAGGTACGCCACGTTTGTTAATCCGCACGAGCGAATTCCGTATCATATCCAGCAATTGACGAACATCAATGACGATATGGTCAAGGATGCTCCTGAACTGGAGCCGGTACTGAAGGAATTTGTTGAATTCGTCGGCGATGGCGTGCTCGTGGCTCACAACGCGCGGTTTGACATGGGGTTCATTCAGGCAGCACTCAAGAATGCAGGCATGGACACGCTGGAGAATCCGTATTTGGATACTTTGGAGCTGGCCCGACTGGTGCATCCGGGACTTAAGAATCACCGCCTTAACACATTGGCGGATAAGTACAAGGTGCTGCTGGAAAGCCATCACCGCGCGATCGACGATACAATTGCGCTGGCGGGAATCCTGAACGGGCTCCTCAGCGACGTAGACAAAACCAAAGGCGTGAAGATGCTGGACCGTCTTAATGATTACGTGGGCATGGACCTGTCCAATACCCGTCCGTTCCATTGCGGGATTTACGCTTTGAACATGACGGGCAAGAAGAATCTGTACAAACTGGTCTCCATGTCGCATACCGAATATTTCAAGCGGGTGCCCTGCATCCCGAAATCCAAGCTCCAAGAGATGCGGGACGGACTCCTGGTGCTGTCCGGCTGCGAAAAAGGGGAGTTCTTCGAAACGGTGCTGAACAAGACGGAGGAGGAAGCCGAAGAGATTGCAGGCTTTTACGACGTTTTGGAAATCCAGCCGTTGACGATGTATATGCATTTGGTGGACAAAGGCCTGGTAGGCAGCCCCGAAGAGATCAAAACCGCGATTTCCAAAGTCGTGCGCATCGGCGAAAAGCTGAACAAACCGGTCATCGCTACAGGGAATGTGCACTATCTGGAACCGCGGGACAAGCTGTTCCGGGACATCACCATCCATGGCATTACCGGCTTCAGCCCGCTCAAGGATATGCGCAAGCCAGACGCGCATTTTCGGACGACGGAAGAGATGCTGCAAGAGTTCGAGTTTTTGGGTCAGGACAAATGCTATGAAGTCGTGGTGACGAACACAAGCGAATTGGCCGACCGTTTTGAAGATTTGGAACTGTTCCCGGATAAGCTGTTTACGCCGATCCTGGAGGGAGCCGACGAAGAAATTCGCAACACCTGCTACGACACGGCCAAGTCGATCTATGGGGAGAACCTGCCCGAGGTCGTTGTGGCCCGGTTGGAGAAAGAGCTGGAGCCGATTATTAGATACGGCTTCTCCGCGAACTATCTGATTTCCGAGAAGCTGGTGAAAAAATCGAATCGGGACGGCTATTTGGTTGGTTCCCGGGGTTCCGTTGGCTCCTCCGTCGTTGCGACGTTCCTCGGCATATCCGAGGTTAACCCGCTGCCAGCACATTACATTTGCTTGAACAGCGACTGCAAGCACAGCGAATGGTTCCTGGACGGCAGCGTGCCGAGCGGATTCGACTTGCCGGACAAGGCTTGTCCGGAATGCGGAAACATGATGAAGGGCGAAGGACAGGATATCCCGTTCGAAACCTTCCTGGGCTTCAAAGGGGATAAGGTTCCCGATATCGATTTGAACTTCTCCGGCGAATATCAACCGCATGCCCATAATTTCACCAAGGAGATGTTCGGCGAGAAGAACGTATTCCGTGCCGGTACCATCGGCACCGTGGCGGAGAAGACGGCGTTCGGCTTTGCCAAGAAATACGAGGAGCACAACAACAAGCGCTGGCGCGGCGCGGAATTAAACCGGCTGGCGTCAGGCTGTACCGGCGTCAAGCGAAGCACAGGCCAGCATCCCGGCGGTATTGTCGTTGTGCCGGACTACATCGAGGTTGAAGAGATAACGCCTGTGCAGTACCCTGCCGATGATGTCAACGCGGAGTGGAAAACGACGCATTTCGATTACCATGCCTTTGAAGCGAATTTGCTCAAGCTGGATATTCTCGGACACGATGATCCGACGATGATGAGAATGCTCCAGGATTTGACCGGAGTGGACCCAACGACCATCCCGATGAACGATCCGAAAGTGATGAGCATGTTCAATTCAACGGAGGCGCTGGGCGTGAAGCCGGAGCAAATACGCTCGCCGGTGGCCACCTTCGGCGTGCCGGAGATGGGGACCAAGTTCGTGCGCCAGATGCTGGTGGAGTCGCAGCCGTCGAGTTTTGCTGACCTTTTGCAAATCTCGGGACTTTCACACGGAACCGGCGTATGGCTCGGCAACGCACAAGAGCTCATCAAGAATGGAACCTGCAACATCAAAACCGTTATCGGTTGCCGCGATGACATCATGCTGTTCCTGATTTACAAGGCCGGCATGGACGCGAGCCTCGCGTTTAAGATTACGGAAAGCGTGCGTAAAGGCCGGGGGTTGTCCCAGGAATGGATCGACGAGATGAAGAAATGCAAAGTGCCGCAGTGGTACATTGATTCCTGTCTCAAAATCCAGTACATGTTCCCGAAAGCCCACGCCGCCGCATATGTTATTTCAGCGGTGCGAACGGCTTACTTCAAGCTGTATTATCCGATTGAATATTACGCAACCTACTTCTCGGTCCGCGCCGAGGATTTTGATATCGAATTATGCTGTCAGGGCTATGAGGCGATCTATCGCCGGATTGAAGAGATCGAGCAGCTCGGCTTCGGGGCGAGCCCGAAGGAAAAAGGCATGCTGCCGATTCTGGAGATGGCGCTGGAAATGACGGCAAGGGGCTTCTCATTCAAGAACATCGATTTGTATCAATCCGACGCCTTGAAATTCAAGGTGGATGGAGACTCGCTCATTCCGCCGTTCTCGGCGCTTGCGGGAATCGGCGATAACGCTGCCCGCAATATTGCCGCCGCGCGTGAATTCGGAGAATTCCTCTCCATCGAGGATTTCCAGCAAAAATCGAAGGCAAGCAAAACCGCCGTGGAGCTGTTGACCCAAATGGGATGCTTCCGCGGTCTGCCGGAGAGCAACCAGTTGTCATTGTTCTGA
- the rimP gene encoding ribosome maturation factor RimP yields MSTSKIKTTVEEMVQPYLDEHGFELVDVEYVKEGSNWFLRVFVDKDGGIDIDDCGLISEHLSQKLDENDPIPTAYFLEVSSPGAERPLKKKEDVAKSVGKNVFVTVYEPINGLKEFEGKLESFDNEELVIQTAKKQHVIPYAKVASARLAIIF; encoded by the coding sequence TTGAGCACATCAAAGATTAAAACGACTGTGGAAGAAATGGTGCAGCCGTATTTGGACGAACACGGCTTTGAACTGGTAGATGTGGAATACGTTAAGGAAGGAAGCAACTGGTTCTTGCGCGTGTTTGTTGATAAGGACGGCGGCATTGACATTGACGATTGCGGTTTAATCAGTGAACACCTGAGCCAGAAGCTGGACGAGAACGATCCGATTCCGACGGCTTATTTTCTTGAAGTCTCTTCTCCTGGCGCGGAACGTCCCCTGAAGAAAAAAGAGGATGTTGCGAAGTCGGTCGGCAAGAACGTGTTTGTTACGGTATACGAGCCGATTAACGGGTTGAAGGAGTTTGAAGGCAAGCTGGAATCCTTTGATAACGAGGAGCTGGTCATTCAGACCGCGAAGAAGCAGCACGTGATTCCATATGCAAAAGTAGCCAGTGCCAGATTGGCCATCATTTTTTAA
- the nusA gene encoding transcription termination factor NusA, with product MSMDFIEAMNELEREKGISKDVLFEAIEAALISSYKRNFNTAQNVRVDMNRNTGVIKVFARKLIVDEVLDPRTEISLHAAREINPHFQIEDIAEIEVTPRDFGRIAAQTAKQVVTQRIREAERGLIYSAFIDKEDDIVTGTLQRQDLRNIYIDLGKIEAALPLTELMPNEKFKHGDRIKAYITKVENTTKGPQIMLSRTHPGLLKRLFELEVPEIFDGVVEIRSVAREAGFRSKIAVYSRNDEVDPVGSCVGPKGLRVQTIVNELRGEKIDIVRYSDQVEEYVANALSPSKVLEVQVFEDEKMARVIVPDYQLSLAIGIKGQNARLAAKLTGWKIDIKSESQAEQEFGRPKSQSGEMHQDSVSVD from the coding sequence ATGAGTATGGATTTTATTGAAGCGATGAATGAGTTGGAAAGAGAGAAGGGCATCAGCAAGGATGTGCTGTTTGAAGCCATTGAAGCGGCACTGATCTCAAGTTACAAGCGCAATTTCAACACCGCGCAAAATGTACGGGTAGACATGAATCGCAACACGGGTGTTATCAAGGTGTTCGCACGGAAGCTGATCGTGGACGAGGTTCTGGATCCGCGCACTGAAATTTCGCTGCATGCCGCACGTGAGATCAATCCGCATTTTCAGATCGAAGATATAGCGGAAATCGAGGTTACGCCGCGTGATTTCGGACGGATCGCCGCTCAAACGGCAAAGCAGGTTGTTACCCAGCGCATTAGAGAAGCCGAACGCGGCCTGATCTACAGCGCTTTTATTGACAAGGAAGACGATATCGTTACGGGTACGCTGCAGCGTCAGGATTTGCGCAACATCTATATCGACCTTGGCAAGATCGAAGCGGCGCTGCCGCTTACCGAGCTTATGCCCAACGAGAAGTTCAAGCATGGCGACCGGATCAAAGCGTACATTACGAAGGTTGAGAACACAACCAAAGGGCCGCAGATTATGCTGTCCCGTACGCATCCGGGCCTTTTGAAGCGCCTGTTCGAGCTGGAAGTGCCGGAAATTTTCGACGGCGTCGTGGAAATTCGCTCGGTTGCGCGCGAAGCGGGATTCCGCTCCAAAATTGCGGTGTATTCCCGCAACGATGAAGTCGATCCGGTCGGCTCTTGCGTAGGGCCTAAGGGATTGCGCGTACAAACGATTGTCAATGAGCTTCGCGGCGAAAAAATCGACATCGTGCGTTATTCCGACCAGGTCGAAGAATACGTGGCCAATGCGCTGAGCCCATCCAAAGTGCTTGAAGTCCAAGTATTTGAAGATGAGAAGATGGCGCGCGTAATCGTTCCGGATTACCAACTCTCGCTGGCGATAGGGATCAAAGGCCAGAATGCTCGTCTCGCGGCGAAGCTGACCGGCTGGAAGATTGATATTAAGAGCGAAAGTCAGGCGGAGCAGGAATTTGGCAGACCGAAGTCCCAATCAGGTGAAATGCACCAGGATTCCGTCTCTGTCGATTAA
- the rnpM gene encoding RNase P modulator RnpM, producing MKQRKIPLRKCVACQEMMPKKELIRIVRTPDDAVLIDLTGKKSGRGAYLCGKVSCFKLAHKNKALDRALKQHVKPEIYEQLAQDFIKVEDEFLAAKESAADDE from the coding sequence TTGAAACAGAGAAAGATACCGCTGCGTAAATGTGTGGCGTGTCAGGAAATGATGCCGAAGAAAGAGCTCATCCGGATTGTCAGGACTCCCGATGACGCTGTCCTGATCGATCTCACCGGCAAAAAGTCGGGACGGGGAGCGTATCTATGCGGCAAGGTTTCCTGCTTCAAGCTGGCACACAAAAATAAAGCACTGGATCGAGCGTTGAAACAACATGTGAAGCCTGAGATCTACGAACAGTTGGCACAGGATTTCATCAAGGTTGAGGATGAATTCCTGGCTGCAAAAGAGAGTGCTGCCGATGATGAATAG
- a CDS encoding YlxQ family RNA-binding protein, whose translation MNRALSQLGLAMRAGKVVTGDEIVLKAIRSSEAKLVILAGDASDNTTKKFRDKCGSYNIPLVIGFDRESLGTSVGKPERVVLAVTDQGFAEMISKKMETMSEVEYIE comes from the coding sequence ATGAATAGGGCGCTTTCTCAGCTCGGCCTGGCCATGAGGGCAGGCAAGGTGGTTACCGGAGATGAGATCGTGCTCAAAGCCATCCGGTCTTCTGAAGCAAAATTGGTTATTCTGGCGGGTGACGCCTCAGATAATACAACAAAGAAGTTCCGCGACAAATGCGGTTCTTACAATATCCCTCTGGTAATCGGATTTGACCGGGAAAGTCTGGGCACAAGTGTAGGTAAACCCGAGCGGGTTGTGCTGGCAGTTACGGATCAAGGATTCGCAGAAATGATCTCCAAGAAAATGGAGACAATGTCGGAGGTGGAGTATATTGAGTAA
- the infB gene encoding translation initiation factor IF-2 translates to MSKQENKDNKLRVYEYAKSLNMSSKEIITILKRLNVPVNNHMSVMENDTVSKVEQFFKDIKSNAAAKRDSGDAPRTENRKPSGSGANAAASVSNAKTEGTSTNVSADGNRNGQDGMRHSGQRVSGQQGQSQPKKQQEKQVGMNSRTNSNTQHASGSQRPQGGQDTRRNQSGSAQGSQQNNRSQGSRPSGSSTQTGSRPQGGGQGGGRPQGNNQGGSRPQGNNQGGSRPQGGNNQGGARPQSKPGGTGGGFSGSNNSNGQNRGSRNNNNNRSDSKRFDDNRQGGFRGNNRGGKNNRGRNQHNQQPPREKIDNTPKKIIVRGNMTVGETAKLLHKDASEVIKKLIFLGVMATINQELDIDTILLLAGEFGVEVEVKIPVEEDRFETVEENDAPEELKERPPVVTIMGHVDHGKTTLLDAIRSTNVSSGEAGGITQHIGAYQVEINNKKITFLDTPGHEAFTAMRARGAQVTDMTIIVVAADDGVMPQTVEAINHAKAAGLPIIVAVNKIDKPDANPDKVKQELTEYELVPEEWGGDTIFVNVSAKQRMGLEDLLEMILLVAEVNEYKANPDKRARGTVIEAELDKGRGPVARILVQHGTLKVGDAFVAGNCFGRIRAMVNDKGRRLKEAGPSTPVEITGLTEVPGAGDPFMVFEDERKARNIADKRAITHRQSELNTNTRVTLDDLFQHIKDGEIKDLNVIIKGDVQGSVEALKGSLNKIEVEGVRVKIIHSGAGAITESDIILAAASNAIVIGFNVRPDVQAKQTAEQEKVDIRLHRVIYNVIEEIEQAMKGMLDPEYKESVIGHAEVRNTFKVSKVGTIAGCMVTSGKITRNAEARLIRDGIVVHEGKIDSLKRFKDDAKEVAQGYECGITLVGYSDVKEGDVIEAFIMETVER, encoded by the coding sequence TTGAGTAAACAGGAAAACAAAGACAATAAACTTCGAGTGTACGAATATGCTAAATCGTTGAACATGAGCAGTAAAGAAATTATCACGATCCTTAAGCGTTTGAACGTTCCGGTCAATAACCACATGAGCGTAATGGAAAACGATACGGTGTCGAAGGTAGAGCAGTTCTTCAAAGATATCAAATCGAATGCGGCAGCCAAGCGGGACAGTGGCGACGCTCCTCGAACCGAGAACCGCAAACCTTCGGGTTCCGGAGCGAATGCAGCCGCATCCGTATCCAATGCTAAAACAGAAGGCACTTCCACTAACGTGAGTGCAGACGGCAACCGTAATGGGCAGGACGGTATGCGTCATTCAGGACAACGAGTATCAGGACAACAAGGTCAAAGCCAGCCCAAAAAACAACAGGAAAAGCAGGTAGGTATGAATAGTAGAACGAATTCAAACACACAACATGCTTCAGGTTCCCAGCGTCCCCAAGGAGGGCAGGATACCCGAAGAAACCAATCTGGCTCCGCACAAGGAAGCCAGCAGAATAATCGCAGCCAAGGCTCCAGACCGAGCGGCAGCAGCACGCAGACCGGATCCCGTCCACAAGGCGGAGGTCAAGGCGGCGGGCGTCCGCAAGGCAATAATCAGGGCGGATCGCGTCCGCAAGGCAATAATCAAGGAGGATCGCGTCCGCAGGGCGGCAACAACCAAGGCGGAGCGCGTCCTCAGAGCAAGCCGGGTGGAACCGGAGGCGGATTCTCAGGATCCAATAACAGCAACGGCCAGAACCGCGGTTCCAGAAACAACAATAACAATCGTTCAGACTCCAAGCGTTTTGATGACAACCGTCAGGGAGGATTCCGTGGAAACAATCGCGGTGGCAAGAACAACCGCGGCCGGAATCAACATAATCAGCAGCCGCCTCGTGAGAAAATCGACAACACGCCGAAGAAAATTATCGTCCGTGGCAACATGACCGTCGGTGAAACGGCGAAGCTGCTTCATAAGGACGCTTCCGAAGTCATCAAGAAGCTGATTTTCCTCGGCGTGATGGCCACCATCAACCAGGAGCTGGATATCGATACGATTCTATTGCTCGCTGGCGAATTCGGTGTAGAAGTCGAAGTGAAAATTCCGGTAGAGGAAGATCGTTTTGAGACCGTTGAAGAAAACGATGCTCCGGAAGAACTGAAAGAGCGTCCACCGGTCGTTACGATTATGGGTCACGTTGACCACGGTAAAACGACGCTGCTGGATGCGATCCGTTCCACGAACGTATCTAGTGGCGAAGCTGGCGGAATTACGCAGCATATCGGTGCTTACCAAGTCGAGATCAATAATAAGAAGATTACGTTCCTGGATACACCGGGTCACGAAGCGTTTACGGCCATGCGTGCCCGCGGTGCGCAAGTAACGGATATGACGATCATCGTGGTTGCGGCCGACGACGGCGTGATGCCACAGACGGTCGAAGCGATTAACCATGCTAAAGCGGCAGGTTTGCCGATCATCGTTGCCGTGAACAAAATCGATAAGCCGGACGCTAACCCGGATAAAGTCAAACAAGAATTGACGGAATATGAGTTAGTGCCTGAAGAGTGGGGCGGAGATACCATCTTCGTTAACGTTTCGGCGAAACAGCGGATGGGTCTGGAAGACTTGCTTGAAATGATCCTTCTGGTAGCAGAAGTGAACGAATATAAAGCAAACCCTGATAAACGCGCGCGCGGTACCGTGATTGAAGCTGAGCTTGATAAAGGCAGAGGACCGGTAGCCCGCATCCTCGTTCAGCATGGTACGTTGAAAGTGGGCGACGCCTTCGTAGCCGGCAACTGCTTTGGACGTATTCGCGCCATGGTGAACGATAAAGGCCGTCGTTTAAAAGAAGCCGGACCATCTACGCCGGTCGAAATTACCGGTTTGACTGAAGTTCCGGGCGCCGGCGATCCGTTCATGGTGTTCGAGGATGAGCGTAAAGCGCGTAATATCGCGGATAAGCGTGCGATTACCCATCGTCAGTCCGAATTGAACACGAATACGCGGGTGACGCTGGATGATCTCTTCCAGCACATTAAAGACGGCGAAATCAAGGATCTTAACGTGATTATCAAAGGTGACGTGCAAGGTTCCGTCGAGGCCCTGAAAGGTTCCTTGAACAAAATCGAAGTGGAAGGCGTGCGCGTCAAGATTATCCATAGCGGTGCCGGTGCCATCACCGAATCCGATATTATTTTGGCAGCTGCCTCTAACGCGATCGTAATCGGGTTTAACGTTCGTCCTGACGTTCAAGCGAAGCAAACCGCCGAGCAGGAGAAGGTTGATATCCGTCTGCACCGTGTAATATATAATGTAATCGAGGAAATTGAGCAAGCTATGAAGGGGATGCTCGATCCGGAGTATAAAGAATCCGTGATCGGTCATGCGGAAGTCCGCAACACCTTTAAAGTGAGCAAAGTGGGTACGATTGCAGGATGTATGGTGACATCCGGTAAAATTACGCGTAACGCAGAAGCTCGCTTGATCCGTGACGGCATTGTCGTTCATGAAGGCAAGATCGATTCCCTCAAGCGCTTTAAAGATGACGCTAAAGAAGTGGCACAGGGTTACGAGTGCGGTATTACCTTGGTAGGCTATAGCGACGTCAAAGAAGGGGACGTAATCGAAGCCTTCATCATGGAGACGGTAGAGCGCTAA
- the rbfA gene encoding 30S ribosome-binding factor RbfA, which produces MAKIRTGRVGEQIKKELSQLIQTELKDPRIGFITVTGVDVTNDLSQAKVYLSVLGDDEQKAASLKGLEKASGFLRSELGKRIRLRHVPELIFKFDESIAYGSHIEKLLTEIVDREEK; this is translated from the coding sequence ATGGCAAAAATCAGAACTGGGCGCGTAGGCGAGCAGATTAAAAAAGAGCTCAGCCAACTGATCCAAACGGAATTGAAAGACCCGAGAATCGGTTTTATTACCGTGACCGGCGTGGATGTAACTAACGATCTGTCCCAAGCGAAGGTATACCTGAGCGTGCTCGGGGACGACGAGCAGAAGGCGGCTTCCTTGAAAGGGCTGGAGAAGGCAAGCGGCTTCCTCCGATCCGAACTGGGCAAGCGGATTCGCCTCCGGCATGTTCCGGAGCTGATCTTCAAATTCGACGAATCCATTGCTTATGGCAGCCATATTGAGAAGCTGCTGACTGAAATCGTGGATCGCGAAGAGAAATAG
- a CDS encoding DHH family phosphoesterase gives MQTYEQELQQVKSFLLEHDDYLVVSHVQPDGDAVSSTLAVGWLLSCLGKKFTMINEGPIPKRMKKLWHAEDILNLSEQQPGRTFSNVICVDCADFARVGYTQQVFADHASIVNIDHHPTNDRYGAVNLVVPEAAATAEILYDLLNLFEIDWDAEIATAIYTGLLTDTGGFRYSNTSPKVMSMASDLLSYGVNGPEIAETLLEEMTLPQMKVLVQALNTLSLSDDGKIAWVYVTPEHMELCGAVSEDLEGIVNYPRNIQGVEVGILFKSLRSGMVKASLRSAGKVDVAALAQIFGGGGHVRAAGCSMEGSLQDIIPKVVEQVRLKL, from the coding sequence ATGCAGACCTATGAACAAGAGCTGCAGCAGGTGAAATCGTTTCTGCTGGAGCACGATGATTATTTGGTTGTGTCGCATGTTCAGCCCGATGGAGATGCAGTCAGTTCCACCCTTGCGGTGGGCTGGCTTCTCTCATGTCTGGGCAAGAAATTCACGATGATCAACGAAGGGCCTATCCCGAAGCGCATGAAAAAGCTGTGGCATGCAGAAGACATTCTCAATCTGTCCGAACAGCAGCCGGGAAGGACGTTTTCAAACGTCATTTGCGTGGATTGCGCGGATTTTGCGAGAGTAGGTTATACGCAGCAGGTGTTTGCCGATCATGCGAGCATCGTTAATATTGACCATCATCCAACGAATGATCGTTACGGAGCCGTTAACCTGGTTGTGCCCGAGGCGGCTGCAACCGCAGAAATCCTTTATGATTTGCTGAATTTGTTTGAAATCGATTGGGATGCCGAAATCGCCACTGCGATTTATACCGGATTGTTAACGGATACCGGCGGTTTTCGTTATTCCAATACGTCGCCCAAGGTCATGAGCATGGCTTCCGATCTGTTATCCTATGGCGTGAACGGCCCCGAAATTGCGGAAACGCTGCTTGAGGAAATGACGCTCCCGCAGATGAAGGTGTTGGTTCAGGCGTTAAACACGCTGAGTCTGTCGGATGACGGTAAAATAGCCTGGGTGTACGTAACCCCCGAGCATATGGAACTATGCGGTGCCGTTAGCGAGGATCTTGAAGGGATCGTCAATTATCCCCGAAACATTCAGGGAGTCGAAGTCGGGATTCTGTTCAAATCGCTGAGATCCGGAATGGTCAAGGCGAGTTTGCGTTCAGCCGGCAAAGTGGATGTTGCCGCGTTGGCCCAAATTTTTGGCGGTGGCGGCCATGTCCGGGCGGCAGGGTGCAGCATGGAAGGCTCCCTTCAAGACATCATCCCTAAAGTAGTAGAGCAGGTGAGATTAAAGCTATGA